From Macaca mulatta isolate MMU2019108-1 chromosome 3, T2T-MMU8v2.0, whole genome shotgun sequence, the proteins below share one genomic window:
- the CBS gene encoding cystathionine beta-synthase isoform X7 produces the protein MPLWFPQSCSVPRRAGRMGCRGRSSDGRAPRCRCRGVAKCEFFNAGGSVKDRISLRMIEDAERAGTLKPGDTIIEPTSGNTGIGLALTAAVRGYRCIIVMPEKMSSEKVDVLRALGAEIVRTPTNARFDSPESHVGVAWRLKNEIPNSHILDQYRNASNPLAHYDTTADEILRQCDGKLDMLVASVGTGGTITGIARKLKEKCPGCRIIGVDPEGSILAEPEELNQTEQTTYEVEGIGYDFIPTVLDRTVVDKWFKSNDEEAFTFARMLIAQEGLLCGGSAGSTMAVAVKAAQELQEGQRCVVILPDSVRNYMTKFLSDRWMLQKGFLKEEDLMEKKPWWWHLRVQELSLSAPLTVLPTVSCEHTIEILREKGFDQAPVVDEAGVILGMVTLGNMLSSLLAGKVQPSDQVGKVIYTQFKQVQQPERRLSSVQAHPYQPCLRDLRRSFALRRCPRHHVASAGIFLMPSLICLCMHLVIQQELEHSERSPWWLLAGLVRPHACPETPTLCCSEGGPGKFV, from the exons ATGCCTCTCTGGTTCCCACAGAGTTGCTCTGTGCCCCGCAGGGCTGGTAGGATGGGCTGCAGGGGGAGAAGCTCTGATGGGCGAGCGCCCAGGTGCAGGTGTAGGGGAG tggcCAAGTGTGAATTCTTCAACGCGGGCGGGAGCGTGAAGGACCGCATCAGCCTGCGGATGATTGAGGATGCTGAGCGCGCCGGGACGCTGAAGCCCGGGGACACGATTATCGAGCCGACATCTGGGAACACCG GGATTGGGCTGGCCCTGACTGCAGCTGTAAGGGGCTATCGCTGCATCATCGTGATGCCGGAGAAGATGAGCTCGGAGAAG GTGGATGTGCTGCGGGCCCTGGGGGCCGAGATTGTGAGGACGCCCACCAATGCCAGGTTTGACTCCCCAGAGTCACACGTGGGCGTGGCCTGGCGGCTGAAGAATGAAATCCCCAATTCTCACATCCTAGACCAG TACCGCAACGCCAGCAACCCCCTGGCTCACTACGACACCACCGCTGATGAGATCCTGCGGCAGTGTGACG GGAAGCTGGACATGCTGGTGGCTTCAGTGGGCACGGGTGGCACCATCACGGGCATTGCCAGGAAGCTGAAGGAGAAGTGTCCTGGATGCAGG ATCATCGGGGTGGATCCCGAAGGGTCCATCCTCGCGGAGCCAGAGGAGCTGAACCAGACAGAGCAGACAACCTACGAGGTGGAAGGGATCGGCTATGACTTCATCCCCACGGTGCTGGACAGGACG GTGGTGGACAAATGGTTCAAGAGTAACGACGAGGAGGCGTTCACCTTTGCCCGCATGCTCATCGCGCAAGAGGGGCTGCTGTGTG GTGGCAGTGCTGGCAGCACAATGGCGGTGGCCGTGAAGGCTGCGCAGGAGCTGCAGGAGGGCCAGCGCTGCGTGGTCATTCTGCCCGACTCGGTGCGAAACTACAT GACCAAGTTCCTGAGCGACAGGTGGATGCTGCAGAAGGGCTTTCTGAAGGAGGAGGACCTCATGGAGAAGAAGCCCTG GTGGTGGCATCTCCGTGTTCAGGAGCTGAGCCTGTCAGCCCCACTGACCGTGCTGCCGACCGTCTCCTGTGAGCACACCATTGAGATCCTCCGGGAGAAGGGCTTCGACCAGGCGCCCGTGGTGGACGAGGCGGG GGTGATCCTGGGAATGGTGACGCTTGGGAACATGCTGTCGTCCCTGCTTGCCGGGAAGGTGCAGCCATCAGACCAAGTTGGCAAAGTCATCTACACGCAGTTCAAACAG GTGCAGCAGCCGGAGAGGAGGCTCTCATCAGTGCAGGCGCATCCGTACCAGCCGTGTCTTAGGGACTTGAGGAGGTCGTTTGCTCTGAGACGTTGTCCCCGGCACCATGTGGCATCTGCCGGGATCTTTctcatgcccagcctcatttgcCTGTGCATGCATTTGGTTATCCAACAAGAGCTAGAACATTCTGAGAGAAGCCCATGGTGGCTCCTTGCCGGGCTGGTTAGACCCCATGCTTGTCCTGAGACACCCACCCTCTGCTGTTCTGAGGGTGGCCCAGGCAAGTTCGTGTGA
- the CBS gene encoding cystathionine beta-synthase isoform X10, producing the protein MPLWFPQSCSVPRRAGRMGCRGRSSDGRAPRCRCRGVAKCEFFNAGGSVKDRISLRMIEDAERAGTLKPGDTIIEPTSGNTGIGLALTAAVRGYRCIIVMPEKMSSEKVDVLRALGAEIVRTPTNARFDSPESHVGVAWRLKNEIPNSHILDQYRNASNPLAHYDTTADEILRQCDGKLDMLVASVGTGGTITGIARKLKEKCPGCRIIGVDPEGSILAEPEELNQTEQTTYEVEGIGYDFIPTVLDRTVVDKWFKSNDEEAFTFARMLIAQEGLLCGGSAGSTMAVAVKAAQELQEGQRCVVILPDSVRNYMTKFLSDRWMLQKGFLKEEDLMEKKPWWWHLRVQELSLSAPLTVLPTVSCEHTIEILREKGFDQAPVVDEAGVILGMVTLGNMLSSLLAGKVQPSDQVGKVIYTQFKQIRLTDTLGRLSHILEMDHFALVVHEQIQYHSTGKSSQRQMVFGVVTAIDLLNFVAAQERDQK; encoded by the exons ATGCCTCTCTGGTTCCCACAGAGTTGCTCTGTGCCCCGCAGGGCTGGTAGGATGGGCTGCAGGGGGAGAAGCTCTGATGGGCGAGCGCCCAGGTGCAGGTGTAGGGGAG tggcCAAGTGTGAATTCTTCAACGCGGGCGGGAGCGTGAAGGACCGCATCAGCCTGCGGATGATTGAGGATGCTGAGCGCGCCGGGACGCTGAAGCCCGGGGACACGATTATCGAGCCGACATCTGGGAACACCG GGATTGGGCTGGCCCTGACTGCAGCTGTAAGGGGCTATCGCTGCATCATCGTGATGCCGGAGAAGATGAGCTCGGAGAAG GTGGATGTGCTGCGGGCCCTGGGGGCCGAGATTGTGAGGACGCCCACCAATGCCAGGTTTGACTCCCCAGAGTCACACGTGGGCGTGGCCTGGCGGCTGAAGAATGAAATCCCCAATTCTCACATCCTAGACCAG TACCGCAACGCCAGCAACCCCCTGGCTCACTACGACACCACCGCTGATGAGATCCTGCGGCAGTGTGACG GGAAGCTGGACATGCTGGTGGCTTCAGTGGGCACGGGTGGCACCATCACGGGCATTGCCAGGAAGCTGAAGGAGAAGTGTCCTGGATGCAGG ATCATCGGGGTGGATCCCGAAGGGTCCATCCTCGCGGAGCCAGAGGAGCTGAACCAGACAGAGCAGACAACCTACGAGGTGGAAGGGATCGGCTATGACTTCATCCCCACGGTGCTGGACAGGACG GTGGTGGACAAATGGTTCAAGAGTAACGACGAGGAGGCGTTCACCTTTGCCCGCATGCTCATCGCGCAAGAGGGGCTGCTGTGTG GTGGCAGTGCTGGCAGCACAATGGCGGTGGCCGTGAAGGCTGCGCAGGAGCTGCAGGAGGGCCAGCGCTGCGTGGTCATTCTGCCCGACTCGGTGCGAAACTACAT GACCAAGTTCCTGAGCGACAGGTGGATGCTGCAGAAGGGCTTTCTGAAGGAGGAGGACCTCATGGAGAAGAAGCCCTG GTGGTGGCATCTCCGTGTTCAGGAGCTGAGCCTGTCAGCCCCACTGACCGTGCTGCCGACCGTCTCCTGTGAGCACACCATTGAGATCCTCCGGGAGAAGGGCTTCGACCAGGCGCCCGTGGTGGACGAGGCGGG GGTGATCCTGGGAATGGTGACGCTTGGGAACATGCTGTCGTCCCTGCTTGCCGGGAAGGTGCAGCCATCAGACCAAGTTGGCAAAGTCATCTACACGCAGTTCAAACAG ATCCGCCTGACGGACACGCTGGGCAGGCTCTCGCACATCCTGGAGATGGACCACTTCGCCCTGGTGGTGCACGAGCAGATCCAGT ACCACAGCACTGGGAAGTCCAGTCAGCGGCAGATGGTGTTCGGGGTGGTCACCGCCATTGACTTGCTGAACTTCGTGGCCGCCCAGGAGCGGGACCAGAAGTGA
- the CBS gene encoding cystathionine beta-synthase isoform X9, whose product MPLWFPQSCSVPRRAGRMGCRGRSSDGRAPRCRCRGVAKCEFFNAGGSVKDRISLRMIEDAERAGTLKPGDTIIEPTSGNTGIGLALTAAVRGYRCIIVMPEKMSSEKVDVLRALGAEIVRTPTNARFDSPESHVGVAWRLKNEIPNSHILDQYRNASNPLAHYDTTADEILRQCDGKLDMLVASVGTGGTITGIARKLKEKCPGCRIIGVDPEGSILAEPEELNQTEQTTYEVEGIGYDFIPTVLDRTVVDKWFKSNDEEAFTFARMLIAQEGLLCGGSAGSTMAVAVKAAQELQEGQRCVVILPDSVRNYMTKFLSDRWMLQKGFLKEEDLMEKKPWWWHLRVQELSLSAPLTVLPTVSCEHTIEILREKGFDQAPVVDEAGVILGMVTLGNMLSSLLAGKVQPSDQVGKVIYTQFKQIRLTDTLGRLSHILEMDHFALVVHEQIQSRDQAWAGVVGGPADHSTGKSSQRQMVFGVVTAIDLLNFVAAQERDQK is encoded by the exons ATGCCTCTCTGGTTCCCACAGAGTTGCTCTGTGCCCCGCAGGGCTGGTAGGATGGGCTGCAGGGGGAGAAGCTCTGATGGGCGAGCGCCCAGGTGCAGGTGTAGGGGAG tggcCAAGTGTGAATTCTTCAACGCGGGCGGGAGCGTGAAGGACCGCATCAGCCTGCGGATGATTGAGGATGCTGAGCGCGCCGGGACGCTGAAGCCCGGGGACACGATTATCGAGCCGACATCTGGGAACACCG GGATTGGGCTGGCCCTGACTGCAGCTGTAAGGGGCTATCGCTGCATCATCGTGATGCCGGAGAAGATGAGCTCGGAGAAG GTGGATGTGCTGCGGGCCCTGGGGGCCGAGATTGTGAGGACGCCCACCAATGCCAGGTTTGACTCCCCAGAGTCACACGTGGGCGTGGCCTGGCGGCTGAAGAATGAAATCCCCAATTCTCACATCCTAGACCAG TACCGCAACGCCAGCAACCCCCTGGCTCACTACGACACCACCGCTGATGAGATCCTGCGGCAGTGTGACG GGAAGCTGGACATGCTGGTGGCTTCAGTGGGCACGGGTGGCACCATCACGGGCATTGCCAGGAAGCTGAAGGAGAAGTGTCCTGGATGCAGG ATCATCGGGGTGGATCCCGAAGGGTCCATCCTCGCGGAGCCAGAGGAGCTGAACCAGACAGAGCAGACAACCTACGAGGTGGAAGGGATCGGCTATGACTTCATCCCCACGGTGCTGGACAGGACG GTGGTGGACAAATGGTTCAAGAGTAACGACGAGGAGGCGTTCACCTTTGCCCGCATGCTCATCGCGCAAGAGGGGCTGCTGTGTG GTGGCAGTGCTGGCAGCACAATGGCGGTGGCCGTGAAGGCTGCGCAGGAGCTGCAGGAGGGCCAGCGCTGCGTGGTCATTCTGCCCGACTCGGTGCGAAACTACAT GACCAAGTTCCTGAGCGACAGGTGGATGCTGCAGAAGGGCTTTCTGAAGGAGGAGGACCTCATGGAGAAGAAGCCCTG GTGGTGGCATCTCCGTGTTCAGGAGCTGAGCCTGTCAGCCCCACTGACCGTGCTGCCGACCGTCTCCTGTGAGCACACCATTGAGATCCTCCGGGAGAAGGGCTTCGACCAGGCGCCCGTGGTGGACGAGGCGGG GGTGATCCTGGGAATGGTGACGCTTGGGAACATGCTGTCGTCCCTGCTTGCCGGGAAGGTGCAGCCATCAGACCAAGTTGGCAAAGTCATCTACACGCAGTTCAAACAG ATCCGCCTGACGGACACGCTGGGCAGGCTCTCGCACATCCTGGAGATGGACCACTTCGCCCTGGTGGTGCACGAGCAGATCCAGT CGCGGGACCAGGCCTGGGCAGGTGTGGTGGGGGGGCCTGCAG ACCACAGCACTGGGAAGTCCAGTCAGCGGCAGATGGTGTTCGGGGTGGTCACCGCCATTGACTTGCTGAACTTCGTGGCCGCCCAGGAGCGGGACCAGAAGTGA
- the CBS gene encoding cystathionine beta-synthase isoform X8, producing MIRINKIGKKFGLKCELLAKCEFFNAGGSVKDRISLRMIEDAERAGTLKPGDTIIEPTSGNTGIGLALTAAVRGYRCIIVMPEKMSSEKVDVLRALGAEIVRTPTNARFDSPESHVGVAWRLKNEIPNSHILDQYRNASNPLAHYDTTADEILRQCDGKLDMLVASVGTGGTITGIARKLKEKCPGCRIIGVDPEGSILAEPEELNQTEQTTYEVEGIGYDFIPTVLDRTVVDKWFKSNDEEAFTFARMLIAQEGLLCGGSAGSTMAVAVKAAQELQEGQRCVVILPDSVRNYMTKFLSDRWMLQKGFLKEEDLMEKKPWWWHLRVQELSLSAPLTVLPTVSCEHTIEILREKGFDQAPVVDEAGVILGMVTLGNMLSSLLAGKVQPSDQVGKVIYTQFKQVQQPERRLSSVQAHPYQPCLRDLRRSFALRRCPRHHVASAGIFLMPSLICLCMHLVIQQELEHSERSPWWLLAGLVRPHACPETPTLCCSEGGPGKFV from the exons tggcCAAGTGTGAATTCTTCAACGCGGGCGGGAGCGTGAAGGACCGCATCAGCCTGCGGATGATTGAGGATGCTGAGCGCGCCGGGACGCTGAAGCCCGGGGACACGATTATCGAGCCGACATCTGGGAACACCG GGATTGGGCTGGCCCTGACTGCAGCTGTAAGGGGCTATCGCTGCATCATCGTGATGCCGGAGAAGATGAGCTCGGAGAAG GTGGATGTGCTGCGGGCCCTGGGGGCCGAGATTGTGAGGACGCCCACCAATGCCAGGTTTGACTCCCCAGAGTCACACGTGGGCGTGGCCTGGCGGCTGAAGAATGAAATCCCCAATTCTCACATCCTAGACCAG TACCGCAACGCCAGCAACCCCCTGGCTCACTACGACACCACCGCTGATGAGATCCTGCGGCAGTGTGACG GGAAGCTGGACATGCTGGTGGCTTCAGTGGGCACGGGTGGCACCATCACGGGCATTGCCAGGAAGCTGAAGGAGAAGTGTCCTGGATGCAGG ATCATCGGGGTGGATCCCGAAGGGTCCATCCTCGCGGAGCCAGAGGAGCTGAACCAGACAGAGCAGACAACCTACGAGGTGGAAGGGATCGGCTATGACTTCATCCCCACGGTGCTGGACAGGACG GTGGTGGACAAATGGTTCAAGAGTAACGACGAGGAGGCGTTCACCTTTGCCCGCATGCTCATCGCGCAAGAGGGGCTGCTGTGTG GTGGCAGTGCTGGCAGCACAATGGCGGTGGCCGTGAAGGCTGCGCAGGAGCTGCAGGAGGGCCAGCGCTGCGTGGTCATTCTGCCCGACTCGGTGCGAAACTACAT GACCAAGTTCCTGAGCGACAGGTGGATGCTGCAGAAGGGCTTTCTGAAGGAGGAGGACCTCATGGAGAAGAAGCCCTG GTGGTGGCATCTCCGTGTTCAGGAGCTGAGCCTGTCAGCCCCACTGACCGTGCTGCCGACCGTCTCCTGTGAGCACACCATTGAGATCCTCCGGGAGAAGGGCTTCGACCAGGCGCCCGTGGTGGACGAGGCGGG GGTGATCCTGGGAATGGTGACGCTTGGGAACATGCTGTCGTCCCTGCTTGCCGGGAAGGTGCAGCCATCAGACCAAGTTGGCAAAGTCATCTACACGCAGTTCAAACAG GTGCAGCAGCCGGAGAGGAGGCTCTCATCAGTGCAGGCGCATCCGTACCAGCCGTGTCTTAGGGACTTGAGGAGGTCGTTTGCTCTGAGACGTTGTCCCCGGCACCATGTGGCATCTGCCGGGATCTTTctcatgcccagcctcatttgcCTGTGCATGCATTTGGTTATCCAACAAGAGCTAGAACATTCTGAGAGAAGCCCATGGTGGCTCCTTGCCGGGCTGGTTAGACCCCATGCTTGTCCTGAGACACCCACCCTCTGCTGTTCTGAGGGTGGCCCAGGCAAGTTCGTGTGA
- the CBS gene encoding cystathionine beta-synthase isoform X11, with protein MIRINKIGKKFGLKCELLAKCEFFNAGGSVKDRISLRMIEDAERAGTLKPGDTIIEPTSGNTGIGLALTAAVRGYRCIIVMPEKMSSEKVDVLRALGAEIVRTPTNARFDSPESHVGVAWRLKNEIPNSHILDQYRNASNPLAHYDTTADEILRQCDGKLDMLVASVGTGGTITGIARKLKEKCPGCRIIGVDPEGSILAEPEELNQTEQTTYEVEGIGYDFIPTVLDRTVVDKWFKSNDEEAFTFARMLIAQEGLLCGGSAGSTMAVAVKAAQELQEGQRCVVILPDSVRNYMTKFLSDRWMLQKGFLKEEDLMEKKPWWWHLRVQELSLSAPLTVLPTVSCEHTIEILREKGFDQAPVVDEAGVILGMVTLGNMLSSLLAGKVQPSDQVGKVIYTQFKQIRLTDTLGRLSHILEMDHFALVVHEQIQYHSTGKSSQRQMVFGVVTAIDLLNFVAAQERDQK; from the exons tggcCAAGTGTGAATTCTTCAACGCGGGCGGGAGCGTGAAGGACCGCATCAGCCTGCGGATGATTGAGGATGCTGAGCGCGCCGGGACGCTGAAGCCCGGGGACACGATTATCGAGCCGACATCTGGGAACACCG GGATTGGGCTGGCCCTGACTGCAGCTGTAAGGGGCTATCGCTGCATCATCGTGATGCCGGAGAAGATGAGCTCGGAGAAG GTGGATGTGCTGCGGGCCCTGGGGGCCGAGATTGTGAGGACGCCCACCAATGCCAGGTTTGACTCCCCAGAGTCACACGTGGGCGTGGCCTGGCGGCTGAAGAATGAAATCCCCAATTCTCACATCCTAGACCAG TACCGCAACGCCAGCAACCCCCTGGCTCACTACGACACCACCGCTGATGAGATCCTGCGGCAGTGTGACG GGAAGCTGGACATGCTGGTGGCTTCAGTGGGCACGGGTGGCACCATCACGGGCATTGCCAGGAAGCTGAAGGAGAAGTGTCCTGGATGCAGG ATCATCGGGGTGGATCCCGAAGGGTCCATCCTCGCGGAGCCAGAGGAGCTGAACCAGACAGAGCAGACAACCTACGAGGTGGAAGGGATCGGCTATGACTTCATCCCCACGGTGCTGGACAGGACG GTGGTGGACAAATGGTTCAAGAGTAACGACGAGGAGGCGTTCACCTTTGCCCGCATGCTCATCGCGCAAGAGGGGCTGCTGTGTG GTGGCAGTGCTGGCAGCACAATGGCGGTGGCCGTGAAGGCTGCGCAGGAGCTGCAGGAGGGCCAGCGCTGCGTGGTCATTCTGCCCGACTCGGTGCGAAACTACAT GACCAAGTTCCTGAGCGACAGGTGGATGCTGCAGAAGGGCTTTCTGAAGGAGGAGGACCTCATGGAGAAGAAGCCCTG GTGGTGGCATCTCCGTGTTCAGGAGCTGAGCCTGTCAGCCCCACTGACCGTGCTGCCGACCGTCTCCTGTGAGCACACCATTGAGATCCTCCGGGAGAAGGGCTTCGACCAGGCGCCCGTGGTGGACGAGGCGGG GGTGATCCTGGGAATGGTGACGCTTGGGAACATGCTGTCGTCCCTGCTTGCCGGGAAGGTGCAGCCATCAGACCAAGTTGGCAAAGTCATCTACACGCAGTTCAAACAG ATCCGCCTGACGGACACGCTGGGCAGGCTCTCGCACATCCTGGAGATGGACCACTTCGCCCTGGTGGTGCACGAGCAGATCCAGT ACCACAGCACTGGGAAGTCCAGTCAGCGGCAGATGGTGTTCGGGGTGGTCACCGCCATTGACTTGCTGAACTTCGTGGCCGCCCAGGAGCGGGACCAGAAGTGA